In a single window of the Geotrypetes seraphini chromosome 11, aGeoSer1.1, whole genome shotgun sequence genome:
- the CCNDBP1 gene encoding cyclin-D1-binding protein 1 isoform X1, whose amino-acid sequence MDAAARPSEEVVVVLQNLVRTLRSLLGRIREEEARENNEVFNQQCFWDTLGQTFKVISQEATKLSLAFSKPPLPLVEDCQKLSEGLQNAVLAAATMYCWLPKSQGMTLRKSIRGAIAEVVDGTIQLIEVILSTPLQSLSQEQLMTTGGVWESCEQVSCLPRDNRASVLLVITEYLGVVKDALEEMEQAQADNMNPFNDVLEDEELGAPSNQDAYWSEADQQLLAPCMGLMKASKACLKKVIAAVKAHGKADTPEHVAQLDDLADIANEVSPSVDELASSMYPPMNHLAVRFNAAKLASVLKKVLEISASNHSCVQSEAGWIQFLNGAVDHNMNKIKGLTQNSL is encoded by the exons ATGGATGCCGCCGCCAGACCcagtgaagaggtggtggtggttcTGCAAAATCTAGTGCGGACGCTGCGTTCGTTGCTGGGCAGGATCCGAG AGGAAGAAGCTAGAGAGAATAATGAAGTGTTCAACCAGCAATGCTTTTGGGACACATTAG GTCAGACGTTCAAGGTGATATCACAAGAGGCAACCAAACTCAGTTTGGCCTTTTCAAAGCCTCCCTTGCCATTAGTAGAG GACTGTCAGAAGTTAAGTGAAGGGCTACAGAATGCTGTTCTTGCAGCTGCCACGATGTACTGTTGGCTGCCAAAGAGTCAAG GTATGACCTTGCGCAAGAGCATACGGGGTGCCATTGCAGAGGTGGTGGATGGGACGATCCAGTTGATAGAGGTGATTCTCAGTACACCATTGCAGAG TTTGTCCCAGGAACAACTGATGACAACAGGAGGCGTGTGGGAATCATGTGAGCAGGTGTCCTGCCTACCCAGAG ATAATCGGGCATCGGTGCTTCTGGTGATCACAGAATACCTGGGAGTGGTGAAAGATGCCCTGGAGGAGATGGAGCAG GCTCAGGCCGATAATATGAATCCTTTCAATGATGTTTTGGAGGATGAGGAGTTAGGCGCTCCAAGTAACCAGGACGCATATTGGTCCGAGGCTGACCAACAGCTCCTTGCTCCGTGTATGGGATTGATGAAGGCATCCAAAGCGTGTCTCAAGAAGGTGATTGCTGCTGTAAAGGCCCACGGTAAAGCAGATACTCCAGAGCATGTGGCTCAGCTTGATGACCTGGCAGATATAGCAAATGAGGTCAGCCCGAG TGTTGATGAGCTTGCTTCAAGCATGTACCCTCCTATGAATCACTTGGCTGTGCGATTCAAT gctGCAAAACTGGCTTCAGTGTTGAAGAAAGTTTTGGAAATCTCAGC GTCAAATCACAGCTGTGTGCAGTCGGAAGCTGGTTGGATTCAGTTCCTGAATGGTGCAGTAGATCATAATATGAACAAAATCAAGGGCCTAACCCAGAATTCTCTTTAA
- the CCNDBP1 gene encoding cyclin-D1-binding protein 1 isoform X2 codes for MDAAARPSEEVVVVLQNLVRTLRSLLGRIREEEARENNEVFNQQCFWDTLGQTFKVISQEATKLSLAFSKPPLPLVEDCQKLSEGLQNAVLAAATMYCWLPKSQGMTLRKSIRGAIAEVVDGTIQLIEVILSTPLQSLSQEQLMTTGGVWESCEQVSCLPRDNRASVLLVITEYLGVVKDALEEMEQAQADNMNPFNDVLEDEELGAPSNQDAYWSEADQQLLAPCMGLMKASKACLKKVIAAVKAHGKADTPEHVAQLDDLADIANEVSPRLQNWLQC; via the exons ATGGATGCCGCCGCCAGACCcagtgaagaggtggtggtggttcTGCAAAATCTAGTGCGGACGCTGCGTTCGTTGCTGGGCAGGATCCGAG AGGAAGAAGCTAGAGAGAATAATGAAGTGTTCAACCAGCAATGCTTTTGGGACACATTAG GTCAGACGTTCAAGGTGATATCACAAGAGGCAACCAAACTCAGTTTGGCCTTTTCAAAGCCTCCCTTGCCATTAGTAGAG GACTGTCAGAAGTTAAGTGAAGGGCTACAGAATGCTGTTCTTGCAGCTGCCACGATGTACTGTTGGCTGCCAAAGAGTCAAG GTATGACCTTGCGCAAGAGCATACGGGGTGCCATTGCAGAGGTGGTGGATGGGACGATCCAGTTGATAGAGGTGATTCTCAGTACACCATTGCAGAG TTTGTCCCAGGAACAACTGATGACAACAGGAGGCGTGTGGGAATCATGTGAGCAGGTGTCCTGCCTACCCAGAG ATAATCGGGCATCGGTGCTTCTGGTGATCACAGAATACCTGGGAGTGGTGAAAGATGCCCTGGAGGAGATGGAGCAG GCTCAGGCCGATAATATGAATCCTTTCAATGATGTTTTGGAGGATGAGGAGTTAGGCGCTCCAAGTAACCAGGACGCATATTGGTCCGAGGCTGACCAACAGCTCCTTGCTCCGTGTATGGGATTGATGAAGGCATCCAAAGCGTGTCTCAAGAAGGTGATTGCTGCTGTAAAGGCCCACGGTAAAGCAGATACTCCAGAGCATGTGGCTCAGCTTGATGACCTGGCAGATATAGCAAATGAGGTCAGCCCGAG gctGCAAAACTGGCTTCAGTGTTGA